The genome window GGGAAGGTCAGGTTACCCAGCTACATTGGGAAGGAGCCTTTGAAGGTCATGTTGAGGGTACAGGTCGCTGGACAGAGCCCAGGCTGGGATGTGCAGAGGACCCCTGAGCCTCCGGTTTACAGCCATTTGCTGACACAGATTTATGTCCTTGGCCCACGTTTATTTCCCTTCAGGAGAGCCCACGACCCTAAGCCATAAGTGGCTTTCAGGCAAAACAATGCCTGTCCAAGGTTTGGCCAGCCAAAACAGTTCCATCCTCTCCTAAAACACATTCGTAAATGTAATAGCCTAGCTTCACAAAGGAAATGCCCTTTTGCctccagggaggaaggaagtCTGGATCTTGGGTTTGTCTTGGGTTTAAGGGATCCACTGGTCCCTTTTTAGCCACTCCCTCTTCTGACAATTTCACAAGCCTAGGCTAAGATAAGTCTTTGAATTCCTCCAAACAAAGCACACTTTCTTGGGTACTTTCATGGTTTTGTTACAAATGTCTGGTCCCTCTGTTCTCCTGGCCAGCTCCTAGGTGTATTTTGATCTGACCAGTTCCAGGGAATTCTTCACTCTCAAAATCTGGAGGACCCATCATCCCTCCATTACACCTCTGTTCCTCTGTGAACGGGAACATGTTTCACTGTCTGACAGTGTAGAAGTGACAGTGTGATACTCAGGAATcttactttgtttctttgttttctggggTGACATCACCATCCACACAAAGCTGTCTGAATGTGAACATTTGGTTGATTTTGATGTGGCCCAAACTCCCCCAACGAATGTACCTTCaggttagttttcttcttttatatttttaaatattttggtaacCTATTGTGAACAGACAGGATCCCATCAGTTGTATGtagtgagaaagtaaaaaaacaaaaacaaaaacaaaaaccactcaGCCTTAGCTGGATGGAAATCTAGTAGTAAGATAGCACTTTATCTGGAAATGGAAATTTCAGCCAGAATCGGAAAACTGTGtcctggaaggagaagagggtctGAGGACTGAGCACACTGCTCCACGCTGGAGCATTGGGCTCTGACAGATGTACCTGCTGGGGTCTTCATGGGACAGTCCATGCAGGCCACGATCCTGTGgagaattttctttgcctttccattcACGTTGGCAATTGTATACTTTGCTTTTCCGTCTACATGCAGTTTTACCTTTATCCCAGACAGTTTGGTTGCTTCTCTGATTTTCTCCACTTGTACAGATCATTACAACATTTCCTAACTAGATAAAATTTGACAGGGTAGGGGCAGTGAGGGATGGGTTAGGGTGGGGTGAGATTTAGGGGATGGGGCCACACAGAACAGCATCTGGTGTCATAGATCCCTGATGGGGATAGAACTCATGCCCCTGCTGTGAAAGAATACAGTCCTCCACACTGAAAttcagggaagttcctggaatTGATTTAATGAAAGACATCTAATTAGGAGGAATTTTTGGGTGACATTCTACATTTTAGTTTGAGACCAGTGATTATAGTtcatattattttacagttttgtgaTTTGACTAGCCTAAAGGATTTTGGGGGTTTCTTTTTGTATTAAAAGCTAAAGACTTTTTTAATCCCatgggatacaaaaaaaaaaaaaatctgtagaataTTTGAAAGAGTGGAGGTTTTGTTCTGAATGCGAGTGCTTTGGTCCACTGAACCAAATGGTAATAACATTTGTAGGAGAGACACCCAGTGAAAGTGACTTTTTTATGTAGTGACCTAACAGCACTCATTGTGTGAGTTATTGGTTGGAGTTTAGAGACAGGCTGTGTTGGGCTAAACTCCTgattcctgttttcagcccttgagtaataatcagaagctttctctgaagaGAGTGGGGTCAGCTGTCAGACTCCTAGGTATCTACCGGCCAGTAGGGCTGGGATTAAATGCAGCAGCCAGGAGATACGGGATGGAGCAAGAGGTCACCTTGTCCCTTTGTTGCTGCCTGGAGAGATGCTTGTCCATGTGCTTGTGGGACAAAAGCTGTGACTTTGTGGCCAGAGGATGTCTCTGACCCTGCCTTGGTTCCCTGAGGGTGGAGGGACAGCAGGGTCTCCCCGGTTCCGTGACCAGAGAAGGAAACGCCACCCCCCACTCCCATGCCCTTGCTCTCTGACGTCCTCCCAGGACTCATTCCAGAGGAGGTTCTTCAGGATGAACGTCCAGGCCCCACCCCGACTCCTGGAGCTGGGCGCACAGTGCCTGCTGCACAATGAGGCCTTGGCCATCATGGCTCTGGAGGAGCTGCCCATCGAGCTCTTTCCACCACTGTTTATGGAGGCCTTTGCTGGAAGGCACACAGAGGCCCTGAAGGCGATGGTGCAGGCCTggcccttcccctgcctcccactgGGGGCCCTGATGCAAGACCACCAGCCTCATCTGGACACCTTCCAGGCAGCACTCGATGGTCTGGATGTCCTGCTTGCTCAGGAGGTCCGCCCCAGGTAAGGTCAACCTGGCAGACTGGTGAGGCCTGGGGGTGTAAGCAAGGTGCAGACAGGGCAGGTGGATGAGGACTCATATGGAAACAAGCAATTGGATGTATAGGACTGGTTGAGGGGGAGAGGGCAGAAAAAGCATGTGGGCCACCCCCCATTATCCCTTAAAGTGGGAACCAAGGGGGACCTAGAAGCCAGAGGAGCTGTGGTACGTGGAGTGCAGAGAACTCATGGGGTCCTGGTGCCCATTGGCCTCTGCATGGCTCAGCCTTTCCCCTGCGGCCTCACAGGCGGTGGAAGCTGCAGGTGCTGGACTTGCGCCGGAAAACCCACCAGGACTTCTGGACCCTGTGGTCCGGGATGAAGGTCAGTGTTTGCTCACTGCTGGAGCCTGAGCCAGCCCAACCAATGCAGAAGAGGTGCAGGGTGGAGGCGCAGGCGGGGCTGAAGCCAGAGCAGGCCCCTGTGGAGGTGCTGGTCGACCTGTGCATCAAGGAGGACACTCTGGATGAGACCCTCAGCTACCTGCTGAAGAAGGCCAAGAAGAGGGGGAAGCTGCTGCACATCCGCTGCCAGAAGCTGAGGATCTTCACCATGCCCATGAAGagcatcaggaagatcctgaaggtggtgcagctggacTCCATTCAGGACCTGGAGGTCAACTGCATCTGGAAGCTGGCCACGCTGAGCAGGTTCCTGCCGCACCTGGGCCGGATGGGCAACCTGCGCCGGCTGCTGCTGTCTCGCATCCACATATTGCCACATACCACCCCGGACCAGGAGAACTGCGTCAACCAGCTCAGTGCACAGTTCCTGAACCTGCCCCACCTGCAGGAGCTCTACCTGGACTCCATCTCCTTCCTCGAGGGCCGCCTGCACCAGGTGCTCAGGTGAGGTGTGGCGCCAGCTCTGCAGCAAAACCtggcctctttcatttctttaccaTCGGGGTGTCTATTTGTGCCTGCTGGGGACATGGCCAGTGTGCACAGGCCACTTGGAAGTCCTCACGGTATGGCCGCTCTGTCCCCGGGCTTCTTGTCAGGTCACCTCCCTGGTTAGGGTCAGAGGCGTGGCCTAGGTTAGATGCTGCCAAATGGGACTTGTGCTGGGAGTCCGCATAGTGGGGGTCAGGTGTGATGCCCTTGGGAATTCTTTCCGAGAGAGTGATGTCTTAGCTGAGAcgatgacagagaatgacaaagaATTGTAGGTGATGATGGATGAATTGTAGGTGATGATGGATGGTTTGTGACCCCCGGATATCTGGGGGATATGCACCCAGGGATCGTCTGTAACTGCTGGGACCCACCAGCCCATGTCTACTGCATCCAGCCTGCTGTTGAATTCAACTAGCCGTGTCCTGTACAAACATCTTAATTCCTGTGAACAAAATACTAGTAAGCTGAAATAGGCAAATAATCTTTGTTTACAGTTTGTTTCCCACATTAAAAATAGTTCATCATTTTGTGCAGGGGGAGGTCATAACCATATGAGCATGACCTTCCCCCTGGAAGAACCCCTGCCTTCCTGTCAAGGAGGTGAGAGGCCAGCTCCAAGCCAGTGAGATCCCCTGTGTTCCTGTGAAAGGGGCCTCTCCTCCCCATATCCCTCTGCCCCTGACACTGACTGCTCTGTCTTTCCCCAGGTGCCTGAACACCCCTCTGGAGACCCTGTCGATCACCAATTGCCTGATTTCGGAGTCAGACCTGACATACCTGTCGCAGTGCCCGAGCGTCAGCCTGCTGAAGGACCTTGGCCTCAGCGGGGTCAACCTGACCAGCCTCAACTTGGAGTCCCTGCAGGTCCTGATTGAGAGGACCTCAGCCACCCTGCAGGAACTGGACCTGGATGAGTGCGGCATCATGGACTCTCAGTTCAGTGCCCTCTTACCCTCCCTGAGCGGCTGCTCCCAGCTCACCACCTTCAGCTTCTGTGGCAACCCTATCTCTATGGCTGTGCTGGAGAGCCTGCTGCACCACACCATGGGGCTGAGTAAGCTGAGCCACGTGCTGTACCCTGCACCCCTGGAGAGCTATGAGGATGTGCATGGCACCCTGCACCTGGGCCTTCTGGCTCAGCTGCATGCCCGGCTCAAGCAGCTTCTGTGCAAGTCTGGGCGGTCCAGCATGTTCTGGGTCAGCGCCAGCCCCTGTCCACACTGCGGTGACCAGATCCTCTATGACACCGAGCCCATCCTGTGCCCCTGCTACTTGCCCGACTAGCCCAGCTCATGAGTGGCAGGCTGAGAATGAACACAACAGTTTCAGACAATTTTTCAGTGTAAGCAGGAGAAAGTGATTTAGagtgggcagtgggggagggcTTGGTGGGATTTTTGGAGAGATATGTTCCTACACAGTTAGAAATGTGAATCTGATTTTTGGAGGGGGAATTTTGGGCTTGGTAGGGTGATGGGGTCATTACCCCTCTGTTGGAttgttacaaagaaataaagggaacttCAATGTCAATCATTTGGTGTCCTCTGTGACCTGTGACCATGATTCTCCCCTTTAAATTCATGACTCTCCTGTTAGTGGTTCTATAAAACGGCCTGAGCATGAGTGGGGCCTAGATGCTCTCTGATAGGCCAGGATCAGCTAAAGGAGTTCAGGGCACCATCTTTCCACTCCCTGTGGTTCTCATTTCCAGGGCATCCACCTCCTCACTTATTTCTGAGGCTGTTCAATCTGTCATCATATACAAGGTGCATCCTCAGGGCCTGGACTGAACTAAGTGTCCAGGAGTGAGCACCGCTGGTGGGAATCTTCTTCCAAGGAACCCCTACTACTAACCCCACCCAGCCACTGGGGTTTTCCTCAGTGGATCCAGCAGATGCAAAACCTCCATCTCGGGCCATGGGCAGTGCCAAGATGGGTTCACTGTACAACGTCAGGCCCGGAGTCCTGGGGCATATTCACCAGCAGACCATCTGGAGCCTTTGGGACACACCAGCCCGTGCCCACCTTCCCACTGCTCAGCTGGATCTGATTCTTTGGGaatcaatggactgtagcctcccagcgttctctgcccatggaattctacaggtgggaatactgcagtgggtagtcattctcttttccaggagatcgtcctaacccaggcagattttttaccatctgagctgccagggaagcctccagtTTCTAAGAGAAAACCCAACATCCTTGAATCCATTGTCTAAGTGTGCTTTTATGCCACTAATATTACcacaggttttattttgtttttatattaataaaaactttCACACACAATTATTTGTTCAAAGGCTGATGGAAATCCATTCCCAATTGTCAAAAAAAGTCACTTCTGAGTTGAGTATTTCAGTGTTGATtcatctgtaccttttttttttttaaatcttaatccTTACGTTTTTACCTTAAGCCACATGGTAAAGATAAAATTTCCTCCAAATCCTGGTTATCTGCCAATTTGACAGCATTAAGGCTTTTAACAAATTCTCTTTACCCATCAGACCTCTTTGCTTAGACCTAGTCCTCTGAGATTCAGAGATATTTAGtaactaaaacaaaataatgataatCAGATCAGCCCTTCAGAGTGGAGGGCTCCAACTACACCACTTTTTCTGGCCAGTGGAGCTGAAACCAGCATGGACCAGCCAAAGTTTAATCTAGGAATGTCCTAGAAATTAGTATCATTTTGATttgagctttcctggtagctcagatggtaaagaacccaccagcaatgcagtAGACTCAGGCTTagtccctgaatcgggaagatcctctggagaagggagtggttacccactccagtattctttactgGATAATTCCATAGAGGAGCCTATGGAATtgttgggctacagtacatggagtcacaaagaatcagacaggactgactaacactttcactttacctttaATAATGTGGGTAAGCAGGTGGTGCAAGTTGTCATTGAGTTTTGCAATGTGTCATGGTCCATTAAGGTTCAGTCCCTCTCTGTACCACCCTTGCATTTAACCTGTGAAACCATCCTTTTACGATTTCTTACTAAGCGAATTAGAACTGAGAGCAGAAGTAGCAAGAAGCCAGACGCTCTGGACTGATGAGGTGAGGatcaaggaggagagtgaaatagccgGCTTAAaccaagtattaaaaaaaactaagtttgtggcatctggtcccttactccatggcaaataaaaggggaaaaggtggaagtactgacagatttcctcttcctggcctgtgcaatcactgcaatggtgattgaaaccatgaaatcaaaagacagttgcttcttgtcAGGAAAGCTGTGAAAAACTTAGTgtgtggaaaagcagagacattactctgctgacaaaggtctctatagtcaaggctatggtcttcctagtggtcatgtacgattgtgagagatggaccacaaagaaggcagagtgccacaGATTTTTGCCTTCgagttgtggtgctggtgaagactcctgagtgtcccttggacaagaaggagatcaaaccagtcaatcttaagggaaatcaaccctgaatacttgttagaaggaatgatgctgaagctgaaggtccactATATTGATCATCTGATGgcaacagctgactcactgggaaagtctctgattctgggcaagattgagggcagaaggagaagagggtgatagagaatgagatggatggatggcatcaccaatgcaatagacatgaacttgggcaaacttcaggagatggtaatggacagcaagacctggcatgttgtagttcatggggtttcagatacaactgggcaaatgaacaacaacaatctcttgATATAAAGATGTCCCAGggagagtagaagaggaaaaggtttgtgagaacaatggaaaTGCCTGGCTCTCCCCTAGAGATGGATAAAATCGGAACAGgctggccacctggattagtgccCTCTTGAAAGGTGTGCtttctggccaccttgtagagtccacttctcatACAGCCCTTATCTGTAGGGCTGAtctcctactgggtaccaggtgCTCAGTTGGTGTGAGgtgcccagccctgttggtggacACTCAGGCTGATCACATGTCTCTCCATGGTCACAAGCCTCGGGGAGCTTCCTCCctgaccacagcaatggacctgcACTGGAGTTGACCCTGCAGTTGTCCATGGAAGGAAAAGTGGGAAtaggtcatgtctgtctttctttttttgttttgtttgttggccAGCCTATGAAGCTTGCAGCTTCTAACCCCAACTAAGGATAGAATCTATGCACTCatcagtgaaagtacagagtcctcaCCATTGCAGaactaccagagagttcctagtaggtcatttcttgagcctgaCAGATGGCCCAGAAATCTGATGTTGGCTTCTGAAAGGCAGCTTCTATGCGTCAGGCTTTGATGAAGTCACCAAACATTCCTCTCTCCCTGAACCCTGGGAGCCCTGTGATcatggcccatatcatagaaacttctggaggtagaggGAAATGAAGGATGACATACCCCCTCCACTCATATTCCTCTTCTGGCTACAGACTCAAATGCCTTTCAATAAATTCAcctgctctcaacccatctacagaaatCATGCTGTCCTCATTCCTGGAAACCTTACCTGCAGaagagattgaactcatgtcctctgcttttTCCTAACCTAACGTATGAAGGCTTTTTGGTACATCTGGTGATAAGCTTCATTGTATTCTGCTTGACAGCTCTggggttttattcctttttttttttttttttcattaaaagacaTACTCCCTTTCACAtccaggatggtttgagcacaggcctcactctgttttcaaggttctgtccctcacagtctagaagagaagtaaaagatgtTGGGGCCCGAAAGAGAGTTGGGTGGAGACCTTTAGCAGCAATGGTCTGCAAGAAGTGTTTCACAGGAGCAGGCTTcctcctggaaaatctgggtgggtgggcatttgttgatgggtgggagtcacgtgggagctgagtcatcacctgtGTACATCCTgcctgtccttgaggtgagccctctctAGGGACTCCCGATCTAAAGAATGTGTTAGGGTACTAAGGTCGCCACCAGAAATACCTCagatttaaacaacagaaaactgttttctcccagttttggAGGCCCGAAGCCCagaatcaaggtgttgacagtgtggtgtCTCTGGAGGTCTCTTTCCTTGATGCATAGACAGCTGcattcttgtgtcctcctgtccctttatgtccaagcatccttgatgtcttttgtgtcctaatttcctctttttttttttttttgttgctagCTGTGATGCTTcccttctgggtcttagtttccagaccacgATTTGACTTTGGGCCCTTGACAGTGAAAgttctgagccctaaccactggcctgctagggaattcccctctctctttttatatggagaaccatcagattggactagggccCACCATAGCGACCttgttttaacttaatcaccttgTTAAAGGTATTATTTCCAAATATGGTTACATTCCAAAGTGTTGGGTGCTAGGACTTctacagatatatttttaattaattaattaatttgactgcaccaggtcttagttgtttCACATGGGGGCTTTGGTCTtcctggcagcatgtgggatctagtcccctgaccagggactggagcccagccccttgcactggaagtgcagattcttagccactggaccactgtgaaagtcccctcaacatatggaaTTTTCAGGACACAGTAaagcccaaaacagggttgatggtgGGGTGATTTGCCTGGCTGCACATTTGCAATATACCTGCTCCTTAGAAATGTCTGAGACCTTTAATAACATTGACTCCCTGGTCCAATTCTTGGAGATACTgattctgtgggtatggagtaagattGGCAGAGTCAACCAGAacatcagtacttttcaaaagctCTCTAatactcactgtttaatatgaCACCTTAtgcagcctgggcaacacctggagcttgTGAGAAACTCAGACCTACAACTGTTGGACAAGAATGTGTTTTTGGACAAAACACATAGCAAttccttagattcactgagggttaagaatcacagcccaggagatttgaAAGTGTGGCCCAAATTGAGAAGTTTGGACCCAGATCGCTTggctttgcttataccctaacttcTTTCAATATGAAGGACATCTAGACGCTCTCAGAGAATGTGTGGGagtcctagaatctctgaagggtggtggggagaatgaagctcccagctcaagCAACAACATGTGATTGGtgtattgaattaccaataacctGCTCCTCCCAAGGCAGGTGGTCAATGTGTCCAATGATGAAAAAATGAATTCTTGACCCTCCACCCTCAGGGTttcctgaaggagtagattcttgggtattttaaacatgttttttattgttgttctccccttgtagctcaactggtaaagaatctgcctgcaatatgggagacctggctttacccagggttgggaagatcccctggagaaggaaaatgttacccactgcagtattctagcctggaggattccatggactgtattgtccgtGGAGTCATGaagggtcagacaccactgagcgactttcactttcattgttgtggtttcattgctaagttgtgtctgactcttttgtgaccccatagacagtagcctgccaggctcctctgtccatgggatttcccaggcaagaatactggagtgggttgccatttcttcctccaggggatctttgcaactcagagattgaacccaggtctcctgcattaacaggtggattctatacctcTGCGacaccagagatcaatctttcccaaagtattggaggattTTACACCCTGGGATTCACTTCACTACAGAATCAAGTGCGGCAAACACTGAACTTTCAGATTCCCAGGCCCTCTCCTCTGGCAATCTGAGTTTCTGAGATgtgatatgcagccctggaatctctatgtttaacaatgtcccaggtgattctgaaatttgagcaatttctagaagcatatgaaaatgaacgTGTTAGTTGGCCAGTTGTGTTcggctctttgcaaacccatggataatagctctacaggctcctctgtacatggaattctccaggcaagaatactggagtggctagcctttcccttctccaggatgtcttcctgacccagggatcaaaccttggtctcctgtactgcaagcagattttttactgtctgagccatcagggaagcctagaagcataaataagtagtcaaaattttcctttctttcccttaagtttttgcaaacattttataattgacacccaaaatgtttttgttgtaaGTGTAAACACTGCAAAGGATGCAGCTTTTGCATACAATAAgaataaaccctttaagtaaataaaactagGAATTCTCTGGGAAACCAGTGCTTGGTGCTCAATGCTTTCACTCTGGTGACCTGGGTCAGTCCCTggacaggaaactaagatcctgaaggAAGTCTCGTGGTgcttccataaataaataaaactgttaatatcatgctttcaaatatatccagaagaatgtaaataACATagagttttttcaaatatttatttttatttacttatttgggtgCCTTGGgtattagttgtggcatgcagcatCCTTTGTGGGTCCTACTGCCCTCTGtgttgtgggatcttatttccccaatcatggatcaaatccatgctccctgccttggaaggcagattctcaaccactgaaccaccagggcattccctagccttgggttttcATACTCACCAGCATTgcagaaagacatggcaacccacttcagtatttttgcctggagaattccatggatagaggagcctggttggctacagtccatggggtcacaaagagtcagacacaactgagcaactagacacagcactcaccatcaaccatcttaaaagagtataaaatgatctctttctaatggtcaggttttttttttttttttcctgtttcattgagatgtaatggacatatattttataaatttaaggtgaacacatgttgatttgataagaacggtatttttgatgttatatctgttTATAGCGCTTGAGATCACGTTCATTattgaacttcattttttttctaattcagtgactgttaccttataagaaatggaaatacacatatttcttctCTAAAACCCTCCCTCCTCCTAAGAATCTGTGTGCATAAGGCTGTAAAGGCAGTGGGagggaaagcttgagatataatctaagtggtgcaaaggggaaggagagagaagagggggagtgaggaaggaagggagaaggagggggaccagggtgtgacctaGCACCCCGACATGGTTTTAGAAAGCATGAGCCCTTGCCTAGATcaagctcctggagttcagcATGAAATCCATGATGAGGACCCCAGGAATCCAGCAGGTGCTGAATCTTCAAGTGCAGATCActtgggagtaagcttgcttcCTGCCCTCCCACCTTGCCCGCTCTGCCCCCCCAACCTATCCCCCTTGCCCCTGGAAGAAtacaggggtttgctgtttgcagctggtGAATTTTCTGGCATTGGAAGAGGACCCCTGCCTTTTTAGGTTCCTGATATCAGCCTGAGCTCTGTCGGAATAGCTGTGTAGACcgccttcccctgcccttaagctattgaacCCCAAATAACTACAATTGCAGATAAATTGGAGATAAAgtggtgggcctctggatgccagagagagaagtggagactctcaccaccctgagacctggacAATAGCCCCTGGGTGAAGCCCTGAAGCCCCatccacattctttcctctctctagCAACTTGGTAGAAAGATTTCTAGTTGAAAGACTCGATGGGGGAAAACTGTTTCAGAAACCTGTTTGGAGCCCGGGTTGGATACTATGGATTGGGTTAGAATGGGCTTTAAAAGATTTGGAATCTCCTGAAACAGCCTCACTGTAGGGGttcatggacactggacacaggaagtGGTGCTggtatttccagagaaatctctCTGGGACGTGAAGACAAAAACACTCCAGCTTCACCCGCCACTGGGGCTCAGAATGGGATATGTTTAGCCTCACTGAGTCAACTGGACATCAGcagctggtgagccatggggtttggaatacttcattttgttctctgaaGTCATGAGTCTGCAAAATTTCTCTATAAAGGGCTAGAAAGTAACCAGGAATTAAGGTCCATTCGGTCTTTGCCATTA of Bos taurus isolate L1 Dominette 01449 registration number 42190680 breed Hereford chromosome Y, ARS-UCD2.0, whole genome shotgun sequence contains these proteins:
- the LOC528601 gene encoding preferentially expressed antigen in melanoma isoform X1; translation: MNVQAPPRLLELGAQCLLHNEALAIMALEELPIELFPPLFMEAFAGRHTEALKAMVQAWPFPCLPLGALMQDHQPHLDTFQAALDGLDVLLAQEVRPRRWKLQVLDLRRKTHQDFWTLWSGMKVSVCSLLEPEPAQPMQKRCRVEAQAGLKPEQAPVEVLVDLCIKEDTLDETLSYLLKKAKKRGKLLHIRCQKLRIFTMPMKSIRKILKVVQLDSIQDLEVNCIWKLATLSRFLPHLGRMGNLRRLLLSRIHILPHTTPDQENCVNQLSAQFLNLPHLQELYLDSISFLEGRLHQVLRCLNTPLETLSITNCLISESDLTYLSQCPSVSLLKDLGLSGVNLTSLNLESLQVLIERTSATLQELDLDECGIMDSQFSALLPSLSGCSQLTTFSFCGNPISMAVLESLLHHTMGLSKLSHVLYPAPLESYEDVHGTLHLGLLAQLHARLKQLLCKSGRSSMFWVSASPCPHCGDQILYDTEPILCPCYLPD